In Tachysurus vachellii isolate PV-2020 chromosome 3, HZAU_Pvac_v1, whole genome shotgun sequence, one genomic interval encodes:
- the LOC132842461 gene encoding alpha-tectorin-like isoform X39, with amino-acid sequence MRLSTDFSSRETYTMRCLIPLCVLILQVGQSRSQSTGHVTTISTTVAHNRSQSTAADLNRTQSTAGHVTTISTTVAHNRSQSTAADLNRTQSTAGHVTTISTTVAHNRSQSTADLNRTQSTAGHVTTISTTVAHNRSQSTAADLNRTQSTAGHVTTISTTVAHNRSQSTADLNRTQSTAGHVTTISTTVAHNRSQSTAADLNRTQSTAGHVTTISTTSADLNRTQSTGPFYPYGTGDIVNARIDDGSSSLIVLQQAFIYFGSSYNQVFVNNNGHLTFDQAWYSYTPYQFPVNGGRDIIAPFWTDIDNRGNGVISYHQFTSGSVLTQATQNINQYFPQLSFSATWVFVATWDRVAYYPFTNTETSFQVVLISNGHYSFILMNYGVIAPTTRNVQAGYDTVDSSYYFSIPGSFQYNYQSFTYSSNVNVPGRWAFRVDQGSRGCQFNGNFVQLGAIFWTDNTCQRKCTCTRSGLQCISQPCTFAQACRQTALQYSCQNVQRRTCTISGDPHYYTFDNQIFHFQGTCTYILSEACVNSLPYYRIEGKNEHRGSAHVSWTRLVRVFVYDEILELVKDHPYEAKVNGTFAATPFSLRNGTIQVYQSGFSIVISTAFGLVVTYDAYSYATINVPYDYQNATCGLCGNFNYQPDDFRTPSGEILSSDVGFGDSWKAVRDTDPGCQIRGCSGLACAGCTTYQSNLYSNSDHCGILGDASGPFASCHSILSPHTFLDSCVYDQCVGGGYQPILCRSIGVYATQCQQRGIQLGQWRRTGFCELPCPEHSHYEFQGTSCPATCSNPSSPLNCTLPYQESCICDAGYVLSGGTCVHQSNCGCTFNGLYYVEGQSVVLDNDCGRLCTCSNMVMTCQHHQCGPQEVCTINNGVRGCRPTSYATCWVDRLGSYHTFDEVDFRYQGACELILTRVNESSPLPNFAVTLQRVPMGPIGFSKILRFEAGGFQISLEMREGGNIQVDGRLVALPYSVGNGQILIYHSSVNSIIMETSFGVTVRSDWSHLIRITAPNTYTGALTGLCGNFNGNLEDEFYGPGGVLLNSSQEFGDSWRNGSLSAFCIDSNVQPGESSSNFTEHCNIMASRDGPFAQCHSILDPQIWIRNCRDNLGQTHGARESMCEALRAYAVLCQQSGVSVGEWRNITNCAFQCPAYSHYEEYSCPAACPSLSFPFPCTRLCQEGCQCDNGLVLSGDQCVPPTGCGCFHEGRYRQSGEQFWFGQQCQFHCVCDGTSGFVNCSSSSCQDHEICHVIDGEYGCHPRPSATCSASGDPHYTSFDGHRFDFQGTCHYTLATVCNDTLGLPYFQVIARNEAWNGLSVSITVEVYVNVSGHLVHVSHDMYGTAEIDSETRNLPAVLDSGRVSVSSSGRNTFITTDFGLSVSYDGSWVVLITVPGNYSGATCGLCGNFNGDSNDDFRLQSGRLSFSAAEFGADWKVGNETRCDGGCGDSCPSCQNPSRAQSLCGIITDNQGPLSFCHADVDPLAYYNDCVFDLCLSEHRNDVLCRSIETYVSACQSANVRIYPWRENTTCRIICPANSHYELCGSDCGHTCTSSINVTCERTCREGCFCNESFVRSGSNCVPVEQCGCSYNGFYFQIGEQFWTEHCLQHCECLGANNLHCISTPCSSTEECVIRNGRLGCYSQMSTCMVTGDPHYYTFDGNVAHFQGTCSYEISQTCGNVSDNGLQFRVVATNMHRGSTVVSFVSVVDLWLTKQQEQTQITIGKNRKIKVNGNAVNSSTYQISNLAEIYQKQNFIVVNASHELMVYFDGQFTLLVRLGPSFHGSVCGMCGNNNGDPTDDKTRPNGERAQNDIAFGNSWKSNTSGPGCGASDQPVNANDCPFREEYSALCNIITNTSGPFQHCHFRISPESYFNSCVYDLCAYPESLGQDLLCSAVEAYDAACTMLELMIPNWRSDLSCSRMDPCEDLHCTEDEWCGEKDGNYGCFCNENYLRQNPDSYDSIEICESSSGNMSLSRCQLFEAGFLANNLHLHDPNCNGTIQDGRLVFHFDNDDHICGTNLTANGTHFIYENIIQGEVGSTTGSIHRNKTLELSFSCIYKLSESLSMDREINPIQSIVHKTLPGKEGMYQIKMIPYKDSSFSHPYNGRVNIEVGEQIYIRVFVQGVDNRQLATVIDSCWATPVNQRNYSVRWDLITGKCPNPNDATVKILENGVSTTGRFSFKMFSFNEDESRVFLHCNIDLCLLRNHNCATRCFPGYHHRSGRSLGTHDSASISMGPFIRTTQKRDV; translated from the exons CAGCGGATTTAAATAGAACCCAATCAACAG GTCCCTTTTACCCATATGGAACTGGAGACATTGTAAATGCACGGATAGATGATGGAAGTTCATCACTTATTGTTCTTCAGCaagcatttatatattttggaagCTCATACAACCAAGTGTTT GTGAACAACAATGGCCATCTAACCTTTGATCAAGCTTGGTACAGTTACACTCCCTACCAATTCCCTGTGAATGGTGGACGAGACATAATTGCTCCATTTTGGACCGACATTGATAATCGTGGAAACGGTGTCATCTCATATCATCAGTTCACTTCGGGCAGTGTTCTGACTCAAGCTACTCAAAACATAAATCAGTATTTCCCCCAGCTGAGTTTCAGTGCTACTTGGGTCTTTGTCGCAACATGGGATAGAGTAGCCTACTATCCGTTTACTAATACG GAAACATCTTTCCAAGTAGTTTTGATTTCCAACGgccattattcatttattctgatGAACTATGGTGTGATTGCTCCAACAACCCGGAATGTGCAG gctGGTTATGACACAGTTGACTCCAGCTACTATTTCTCAATTCCTGGGTCATTTCAATACAACTATCAAAGTTTTACCTATAGCagcaatgtgaatgtcccaggCAGATGGGCTTTCCGTGTAGATCAAGGATCACGGGGCTGTCAGTTTAATG GTAACTTTGTGCAACTAGGTGCCATATTCTGGACAGATAACACTTGCCAGCGTAAATGCACTTGCACCCGCAGTGGTCTCCAGTGCATCTCACAGCCATGTACATTTGCTCAAGCTTGTCGACAGACTGCTTTACAGTATAGCTGCCAAAATGTACAACGCCGAACTTGTACTATTTCTGGAGATCCCCACTACTATACATTTGATAATCAAATCTTTCACTTTCAAGGAACCTGCACTTACATCttgtctgag GCCTGTGTCAACAGCTTGCCTTACTATCGCATTGAAGGAAAAAATGAGCATCGAGGCAGTGCACATGTGTCCTGGACACGCCTGGTCAGGGTATTTGTCTATGACGAGATACTGGAATTAGTAAAAGATCATCCATATGAGGCCAAG GTGAATGGAACCTTCGCAGCAACACCTTTCAGTCTTCGCAATGGCACTATTCAAGTTTATCAGTCAGGTTTTTCTATTGTAATCAGTACAGCATTTGGACTAGTTGTTACATATGATGCATATTCATATGCAACCATCAATGTGCCTTATGACTACCAAAATGCCACATGTGGCCTGTGTGGTAACTTCAACTACCAACCAGATGACTTTCGCACACCTTCAGGAGAAATCCTAAGCTCAGACGTGGGCTTTGGAGACTCCTGGAAGGCAGTGAGAGACACAGATCCTGGCTGTCAGATTAGAGGGTGCTCAGGTCTGGCATGTGCAGGTTGTACAACATATCAGAGCAACCTTTACAGTAACTCAGACCACTGTGGAATCTTGGGAGATGCTAGTGGTCCTTTTGCCAGTTGCCACTCTATTCTGTCACCACACACATTTTTAGACAGCTGTGTCTACGATCAATGTGTGGGTGGTGGATACCAACCAATTCTGTGTCGATCAATCGGTGTTTATGCTACACAGTGTCAACAGCGGGGCATACAGCTAGGTCAATGGAGAAGAACAGGATTTTGTG AATTGCCATGCCCGGAGCACAGTCACTATGAGTTCCAGGGAACAAGCTGCCCAGCAACATGCAGCAACCCTTCTTCACCTTTAAATTGCACCTTACCATATCAGGAAAGCTGTATCTGTGATGCAGGTTATGTCCTAAGTGGAGGTACATGTGTTCATCAAAGTAACTGTGGCTGCACTTTTAATGGACTTTATTATGTTGAGGGTCAATCAGTGGTATTGGACAATGACTGTGGCAGGCTATGCACCTGCAGCAACATGGTAATGACCTGCCAACATCATCAATGTGGTCCACAGGAGGTGTGTACCATCAATAATGGTGTAAGGGGCTGCAGACCTACCAGTTACGCCACCTGTTGGGTTGACCGTCTAGGCTCATATCACACCTTTGATGAAGTAGATTTCAGGTATCAAGGAGCCTGTGAACTCATCCTCACCAGAGTTAATGAATCATCACCACTACCTAACTTTGCGGTAACACTGCAGAGAGTCCCCATGGGTCCTATTGGGTTTTCTAAGATCCTGAGATTTGAGGCAGGGGGATTTCAGATATCTCTAGAAATGAGAGAAGGAGGAAATATACAG GTTGATGGACGCTTAGTTGCTCTACCCTACAGTGTTGGCAATGGTCAAATCCTTATCTATCATAGCAGTGTGAACAGTATAATTATGGAAACTTCATTTGGGGTAACTGTAAGGTCTGACTGGTCGCACCTAATTAGAATCACAGCACCCAACACCTACACTGGTGCACTTACTGGTCTGTGTGGGAATTTCAATGGAAACTTAGAGGACGAGTTTTATGGCCCTGGTGGAGTCTTATTAAATAGTTCACAGGAGTTTGGGGATAGCTGGAGAAATGGATCTCTTTCAGCCTTCTGCATAGACTCAAATGTACAACCAGGAGAGAGCAGCAGCAACTTCACTGAACACTGCAACATCATGGCTTCTCGAGATGGACCATTTGCTCAATGCCATAGCATCCTGGACCCTCAGATTTGGATAAGAAATTGCAGAGACAATTTGGGACAGACCCATGGTGCCAGAGAATCCATGTGTGAGGCTCTACGAGCCTACGCTGTACTCTGCCAGCAAAGTGGCGTCAGTGTAGGAGAATGGAGAAATATCACCAACTGTG ctttccAGTGCCCAGCCTACAGTCACTATGAGGAATATTCATGCCCTGCAGCCTGTCCTAGTCTGTCTTTTCCATTCCCTTGTACCCGGCTCTGCCAGGAGGGATGCCAGTGTGATAATGGGCTAGTGCTAAGTGGAGACCAGTGTGTCCCCCCTACGGGTTGTGGGTGCTTTCATGAAGGCCGCTACAGACAGAGTGGCGAGCAGTTCTGGTTTGGTCAGCAGTGCCAGTTCCATTGTGTCTGTGATGGGACATCAGGTTTTGTCAACTGTAGTTCATCATCTTGCCAAGATCATGAAATATGCCATGTCATTGACGGAGAATATGGCTGCCATCCTCGACCCAGTGCCAcatgctctgcttcaggggACCCCCATTACACTTCTTTCGATGGACATAGATTTGACTTCCAGGGCACATGCCACTATACACTGGCAACTGTATGTAATGATACTCTAGGACTACCATATTTTCAAGTCATTGCACGAAATGAAGCATGGAATGGACTCTCAGTGTCAATCACTGTGGAAGTTTATGTCAATGTTTCAGGACACCTGGTACATGTTTCACATGACATGTATGGCACAGCTGAG attgACAGTGAAACCAGGAATCTTCCTGCTGTTCTCGACTCTGGCCGTGTGTCAGTTTCCTCCAGTGgaagaaatacatttattacaacTGACTTTGGCCTAAGTGTGAGCTATGATGGCTCTTGGGTAGTTCTAATCACAGTTCCAGGGAATTACAGTGGAGCCACATGTGGCCTCTGTGGTAACTTCAATGGTGACAGCAATGATGATTTCCGTTTGCAATCTGGCAGGCTCAGTTTTTCTGCTGCAGAGTTTGGAGCTGACTGGAAAGTGGGGAATGAAACAAGATGTGATGGTGGATGTGGAGACTCCTGCCCATCATGCCAAAACCCCTCTAGAGCACAGTCTCTGTGTGGAATCATAACAGACAATCAGGGACCTTTGAGTTTTTGTCATGCTGATGTTGATCCACTTGCCTATTATAACGACTGTGTCTTTGATCTATGCCTGTCTGAGCACAGAAACGATGTACTGTGCCGATCCATTGAGACATATGTTAGTGCCTGCCAGTCTGCCAATGTCAGGATTTATCCCTGGAGAGAAAATACAACATGTC GCATAATCTGCCCTGCGAACAGTCACTATGAGCTGTGTGGCTCTGACTGTGGTCATACCTGTACCAGCAGCATAAATGTCACATGTGAGAGAACATGCAGAGAGGGTTGTTTCTGTAATGAAAGCTTTGTAAGGAGTGGAAGCAACTGTGTGCCTGTAGAGCAATGTGGTTGCTCGTATAACGGATTCTACTTCCAG ATTGGTGAACAGTTCTGGACTGAACATTGTTTACAACACTGTGAGTGCTTAGGAGCCAATAACTTGCACTGCATCTCCACCCCCTGCTCTTCcactgaggagtgtgtgatcAGGAATGGTAGACTTGGCTGCTACAGTCAAATGTCAACTTGCATGGTCACAGGAGATCCTCATTATTATACCTTTGATGGCAATGTGGCCCACTTTCAG GGTACTTGTTCATATGAGATTTCTCAGACATGTGGGAATGTCTCTGACAATGGTCTACAATTCAGAGTGGTGGCAACCAACATGCATCGTGGGAGCACAGTTGTGTCCTTTGTCTCTGTAGTAGATTTGTGGCTAACTAAACAACAAGAGCAAACACAAATTACAATtggaaaaaacaggaaaataaag GTTAATGGGAATGCAGTGAATTCATCTACTTATCAAATCAGTAACCTTGCAGAAATATATCAGAAGCAGAATTTTATAGTTGTGAATGCATCGCATGAGCTCATGGTCTACTTTGATGGTCAGTTTACACTATTGGTGAGATTGGGCCCAAGCTTCcatgggtctgtgtgtgggatgtgtggTAACAATAATGGAGATCCTACAGATGACAAGACCCGACCAAATGGAGAACGTGCACAGAATGATATTGCTTTTGGCAACAGCTGGAAATCAAACACAAGTGGCCCAGG ATGTGGTGCTAGTGACCAGCCTGTTAATGCTAATGACTGCCCCTTCAGAGAGGAGTACTCTGCACTCTGTAACATCATCACCAACACCAGTGGACCATTCCAACATTGCCATTTCCGTATCAGCCCTGAATCCTACTTCAATTCCTGTGTATATGACTTATGTGCTTACCCAGAGTCATTGGGACAAGACTTGCTGTGTTCAGCTGTGGAGGCTTATGATGCTGCTTGCACTATGCTGGAGCTCATGATCCCAAACTGGCGCTCTGATCTGTCTTGCT CGAGAATGGACCCCTGTGAAGATCTACACTGTACTGAGGATGAGTGGTGTGGGGAGAAAGATGGCAACTATGGTTGCTTCTGTAACGAAAATTATCTCAGACAAAATCCCGATAGTTATG ACTCTATTGAAATATGTGAGAGCAGCTCTGGCAACATGTCTCTGTCACGCTGTCAGCTGTTTGAAGCTGGTTTTCTTGCTAACAACCTCCATTTACATGACCCCAACTGCAATGGAACAATCCAAGATGGCAGACTGGTGTTTCACTTTGATAATGATGACCACATCTGTGGTACAAATCTCACG GCCAATGGTACCCATTTCATTTATGAGAACATAATCCAAGGAGAGGTGGGCTCAACAACAGGCTCTAttcacagaaacaaaacactggAACTTAGCTTCTCCTGCATCTACAAGCTTAGCGAGTCATTGAGCATGGACAGAGAGATAAATCCTATTCAGAG CATCGTGCACAAGACTCTTCCAGGTAAAGAGGGAATGTACCAGATCAAGATGATTCCCTATAAGGATTCTAGCTTCTCCCACCCTTACAATGGCAGGGTAAATATAGAGGTGGGAGAGCAAATCTACATACGCGTCTTTGTTCAAGGAGTGGACAACCGTCAGCTTGCCACAGTGATCGATTCTTGTTGGGCTACACCAGTAAATCAGAGGAACTATTCTGTTCGCTGGGACCTTATTACAGGAAA GTGTCCTAATCCAAACGATGCTACGGTGAAGATTCTAGAGAATGGAGTCTCTACAACTGGACGATTCTCCTTTaagatgttttcttttaatgaaGATGAATCTAGGGTTTTCCTTCACTGCAACATTGACCTTTGTCTTCTAAGAAATCATAACTGTGCAACG CGTTGTTTCCCTGGATACCACCACCGCTCAGGCAGGTCTTTGGGCACCCATGATAGTGCCTCCATCTCCATGGGGCCTTTTATCCGGACCACCCAAAAAAGAG ATGTGTAG